From one Gossypium hirsutum isolate 1008001.06 chromosome D08, Gossypium_hirsutum_v2.1, whole genome shotgun sequence genomic stretch:
- the LOC107932475 gene encoding pentatricopeptide repeat-containing protein At2g01860: protein MPVVSEKFPLGIGASPFLCTRFILQTNHNTKKMDCIFSSITTYPFITLRGKLQPSICVTNLAHPNTRICYSKQPKNRRYPHRTKLPPDFGVNLFLEKPRTETDMSTDTEQIKSICGHNSDSPEEEDDKEDHVNIDLAWESDEVEAISSLFQGRIPQKPGKVGRERPLPLPLPYKLRPLGFPMPKKHVKKSSAGVNSSRASVSQQLYKNPSFLIGLSKEIKDLASDDDVSAVLNKWAPFLRKGSLSITIRELGLMDLPQRALQTFCWAQKMPHLYPDDRILTSTVEVLARKRELKLPVNLEKFTSSTNRSLIEAMLKGFVKGGSLNLAWKLLSVVKQSKRMLDPGIYAKLILELGKNPDKHILVEELLGDLGERDDLNLSQQDCTAIMKVCIRHRKFEIVESLFYWFKQSGRDPSVVMYTTLLHSRYSENKYMEALALVWEMEARECLLDLPAYRVVIKLFIGLKDLARAVRYFSKLKEAGFSPTYAMYRDLINMYMVAGRVGKCKEVYY, encoded by the coding sequence ATGCCCGTCGTCAGTGAGAAATTCCCGTTAGGTATTGGAGCATCTCCTTTTTTATGCACAAGGTTCATCCTCCAAACGAACCATAATACTAAGAAAATGGATTGCATATTCTCATCCATCACCACATATCCTTTCATAACTTTGAGAGGAAAACTACAACCGAGCATTTGTGTTACTAACCTGGCGCATCCCAACACAAGAATTTGCTATAGCAAGCAACCCAAGAACCGCCGTTATCCGCATCGCACCAAACTCCCTCCTGACTTTGGCGTTAACTTATTCTTGGAGAAACCTAGAACTGAAACCGACATGTCCACTGACACTGAACAAATAAAGTCAATTTGCGGTCACAATAGTGATTCACCTGAAGAAGAAGACGACAAAGAAGATCATGTGAATATTGATCTTGCTTGGGAATCAGATGAGGTTGAAGCCATATCTTCACTTTTTCAGGGAAGAATTCCTCAAAAACCTGGAAAAGTAGGTAGAGAGAGGCCTCTTCCTCTCCCACTTCCTTACAAGCTACGGCCACTGGGATTTCCTATGCCAAAGAAACACGTTAAGAAGTCTTCTGCTGGGGTAAACTCATCTCGTGCTTCTGTATCACAACAGTTATATAAGAACCCAAGCTTTCTTATTGGCTTATCTAAAGAGATTAAAGACCTTGCTTCCGATGATGATGTGTCTGCAGTTCTCAATAAATGGGCTCCCTTTTTGCGTAAGGGTTCGTTATCAATCACAATTCGGGAATTGGGTCTTATGGATCTTCCACAAAGAGCTCTGCAAACTTTCTGTTGGGCTCAGAAGATGCCTCACTTGTACCCTGATGATAGGATTTTGACTTCAACTGTTGAAGTATTGGCTAGGAAGCGTGAATTAAAATTGCCCGTCAACTTGGAGAAGTTCACGAGCTCGACCAATCGTAGTCTGATTGAGGCAATGTTGAAAGGATTTGTTAAAGGTGGAAGCTTGAACCTTGCATGGAAGCTTCTTTCGGTTGTGAAGCAAAGTAAAAGAATGCTGGATCCAGGCATTTACGCAAAGCTAATATTGGAGCTTGGAAAGAATCCTGATAAACACATCCTTGTAGAGGAGTTACTGGGTGATCTTGGAGAAAGAGATGATTTGAATTTGAGTCAGCAGGACTGTACAGCGATCATGAAGGTTTGCATTAGGCATAGGAAGTTTGAGATTGTGGAGAGCTTGTTTTACTGGTTCAAGCAATCAGGGCGTGACCCCAGTGTGGTGATGTACACAACATTGCTTCATAGTCGTTATTCTGAGAACAAGTACATGGAAGCATTAGCTCTGGTTTGGGAAATGGAGGCCAGGGAATGTCTCTTGGATCTTCCTGCTTATCGTGTAGTAATAAAGCTTTTTATTGGCCTGAAGGATTTGGCAAGAGCAGTGAGATATTTTTCCAAACTCAAGGAAGCGGGTTTCTCTCCAACATATGCTATGTATCGTGActtgattaatatgtatatggtTGCAGGGAGGGTGGGCAAGTGTAAGGAGGTTTATTactga